The Notamacropus eugenii isolate mMacEug1 chromosome 4, mMacEug1.pri_v2, whole genome shotgun sequence DNA window AGAGGGTGGGCTATATTTTAGGGAATATCTTGGGGTATGTGACTTGGGTCACCCAAATCTTAGTCAAAGGGACTTAACAATTTCCATATCACTTCTCTGACAAAATGGAGAATCAACACTTCCCAAACTTGTCTGAGGATAACACAGGAATTGAGCTCAGGAACTGAGCAGGAATACACCTATTAGTCCAGACTTAGAATTATCAAAATTTAGACTGGGCAAATCTTTAACAGAGATTTCCCACACTTGTTGGTTTCAGGATgaagaagtaggaagggagaaaaaccttggtcctaatACAGTAGTTAGTTATTAAATACAgtagagaaataatcatttctcacatGTAATATGTAATTCTGAGATTAGAATTTTAGAATATGGTTGTTTATTAGTATTTTAATTGAAATGAAGTACCTTTAAATGTTAAGAATTTACAGGATTTAGGAAAATATGTACTCTAAATAtgcttttgtttcatttcatctgatgcgtatgtttgtgtgtgtacttTAGTGCAAACATGGATAAGGAAGAGTATGCAGGTACCAGTTTGCCACAGATGATGTGGGATCACCATCCTGTTGCTATTACAGTGGAATTGGACCAAGAAGAAGATATTAAACCACCTCCTTCACTAATTGTAGATTCTCAACAGAATGAGACATTAGAGCAAAGAGAAGAACATGAATTGGTCCCTGTTATGGAAAGAGCTTCACCTTCACTTTCTTCTATTGATACAAGAATGACATTAACGCCATCTTCTCTTCCAAGGAGAGATGAGTTTTTTAGACATGAAAGTGGAGAACACTTTAGACCATTTTTTGGATGTGACCCACAAACATTGCAAATGATAAAGGAAGAACATCAGGTAAttttagaaaatcaaagaaaatttgGACTGTATGTTCAAGAAAAGAGGGATGGATTAAAGAGAAGGCAGCAGCTTGAAGAAGAACTTCtaaaagcaaaaatcaaagtGGAGAAGCTGAGAGCAATACGTCTACGACGTGATCTTCCTGAATACAACAGTCTCTAAATATTTATCTAATATCTCTAAATATTTCACCTgtgatttatttaattaaatggtTTTGACAAAGTCAGTTCTATAAGAGAATGTTCTGGATCAGGATACATATTCTTAAAATGCTAATTTCCCACTATTATAAGAAAACTCTTTAGAAAAGTTTCTTATTTCAGATCTTTTGATTGTTTATTTGTCTGTAATACACATCTTAAAATTTCCTCCTAAATTGTATTTGTGAGGGGTTTTAATAGCTGGTCTTAAAgatgttttttactttttttcattgaagttagtaaaaatttcagaagaaactTGCTAGACAGAAAATGCCAATTAGAGATTTTCTAATAATCTTATTAAGTGTTGTGATAATCTAATAA harbors:
- the FSBP gene encoding fibrinogen silencer-binding protein, whose product is MVGKARSSNFTLSEKLDLLNLVKPYVKILEEHTNKHSVIVEKNKCWDIIADTYNAIEVDRPPRTAQGLRTLYKRLKENAKQELLQQKETLLDHRSSISEPTKKVVEMIPQLSSVCLGRDKNNIQSANMDKEEYAGTSLPQMMWDHHPVAITVELDQEEDIKPPPSLIVDSQQNETLEQREEHELVPVMERASPSLSSIDTRMTLTPSSLPRRDEFFRHESGEHFRPFFGCDPQTLQMIKEEHQVILENQRKFGLYVQEKRDGLKRRQQLEEELLKAKIKVEKLRAIRLRRDLPEYNSL